In one Campylobacter insulaenigrae NCTC 12927 genomic region, the following are encoded:
- a CDS encoding transformation system, membrane protein CtsX, giving the protein MKIICFSFISLFLFSNLYAKVYIKNKYIDSFILYKKFTKEPSYVNALNLAQYFYTNKDYKNAVFWAIEANNIEYLEKDAWLIFINSKIQQGQIKEAAKAKEEYEKILNGKY; this is encoded by the coding sequence ATGAAAATTATATGTTTTAGTTTTATAAGCTTGTTTTTGTTTTCAAATTTATATGCCAAAGTTTATATAAAGAATAAATATATAGATTCTTTCATTTTGTATAAGAAATTTACTAAAGAGCCAAGTTATGTTAATGCTTTAAATTTGGCACAATATTTTTACACTAATAAAGATTATAAAAATGCTGTATTTTGGGCAATTGAAGCAAATAATATAGAATATTTAGAAAAAGATGCATGGTTGATTTTTATAAATTCTAAAATACAACAAGGGCAAATAAAAGAAGCTGCAAAAGCAAAAGAAGAATATGAAAAGATATTAAATGGAAAATATTGA
- a CDS encoding transformation system, type II secretion system ATPase CtsE: MENIEDLKIEDIDTLTYSKLLYLGENFFKELAFRFHIDFVDLDKENNFEQYLYVLPLVLMEKYELFCYKEDEENLYIASYKPLKSDGLIKIQNIFRTKNICLSIAEFSKFEYFFRRMIFLIKFKNYSQELEKILISQDTQDGDYLKQILLLILSYANFLKASDIHFEPLEEGVKLRFRIDGILQNIIIFKSDIYQSLLTYIKMISLLNVAEQKNSQDGSFTMEIEDEKFDFRVSIMPLLFGQSVVIRILKQENALELANLFLEREMLHKVQLSAQALSGLILFCGPTGSGKSTFMHAMLSELDESKKIITLEDPIEYKLKNAQQILLNTKANFDFHKALRGVLRQDPDVIMVGEIRDEESLDIVLKASLSGHLVLSTLHTNSALEAVFRMMHMGAKSYLIARSLNLVISQRLVRRLCECKEEQEESFIYKNQTIKGKFYKARGCSKCMMSGYKGRIMVAEFLFVDKNIKNMIENNYSFEDIQKYALMHNFITLSEDALNKAKIGLTSVDEIWKIVL; encoded by the coding sequence ATGGAAAATATTGAAGATCTTAAAATTGAAGATATCGATACATTAACTTATTCTAAGCTTTTGTATTTAGGTGAAAATTTTTTTAAGGAATTAGCATTTAGGTTTCACATTGATTTTGTGGATTTAGATAAAGAAAATAATTTTGAGCAGTATTTGTATGTTTTGCCGCTTGTGCTTATGGAAAAATATGAGTTGTTTTGTTATAAAGAGGATGAGGAAAATTTATATATAGCTTCTTACAAACCATTAAAAAGTGATGGATTGATCAAAATACAAAATATTTTTAGAACTAAAAATATATGTTTATCTATAGCTGAATTTTCAAAATTTGAATATTTTTTTCGTAGAATGATATTTTTAATAAAATTTAAAAATTATTCTCAAGAATTAGAAAAAATTTTAATTTCGCAAGATACTCAAGATGGTGATTATTTAAAACAAATTTTGCTATTGATTTTATCTTATGCAAATTTCTTAAAAGCAAGTGATATACACTTTGAACCTTTAGAAGAAGGAGTGAAATTAAGATTTAGAATAGATGGAATTTTACAAAATATCATTATTTTTAAAAGTGACATTTATCAATCTTTATTGACCTATATTAAAATGATTTCTTTGCTTAATGTAGCTGAACAAAAAAATTCCCAAGATGGGAGTTTTACAATGGAAATTGAAGATGAAAAATTTGATTTTAGAGTTTCAATCATGCCGCTTTTATTTGGACAAAGTGTGGTAATAAGGATTTTAAAGCAAGAAAATGCTCTAGAACTTGCGAATTTATTTTTAGAAAGAGAAATGCTTCATAAAGTGCAGCTTAGTGCTCAGGCTTTGAGTGGTTTGATTTTATTTTGTGGCCCTACAGGAAGTGGAAAAAGTACTTTTATGCATGCTATGTTAAGTGAACTTGATGAAAGTAAAAAAATTATTACTTTAGAAGATCCCATAGAATATAAATTAAAAAATGCTCAACAAATTCTTTTAAATACTAAAGCAAATTTTGATTTTCATAAAGCTTTAAGAGGTGTTTTAAGACAAGATCCTGATGTAATTATGGTGGGAGAAATCAGAGATGAAGAAAGTTTAGATATAGTTTTAAAAGCCTCCTTAAGCGGACATTTGGTTTTGAGTACTTTACATACAAATAGCGCTTTAGAAGCAGTCTTTAGAATGATGCATATGGGAGCAAAATCTTATCTTATTGCAAGATCTTTAAATTTAGTCATTTCTCAACGTTTAGTTCGTAGACTTTGTGAATGTAAAGAAGAACAAGAAGAGAGTTTTATTTATAAAAATCAAACGATTAAGGGTAAATTTTACAAAGCAAGAGGTTGCTCAAAATGTATGATGAGCGGATATAAAGGTAGAATTATGGTAGCTGAATTTTTGTTTGTCGATAAGAATATAAAAAATATGATAGAAAATAATTATTCTTTTGAAGATATACAAAAATATGCTTTAATGCATAATTTTATCACTTTAAGTGAAGATGCTTTAAATAAAGCTAAAATAGGCCTTACTAGTGTAGATGAAATTTGGAAAATTGTGCTTTGA